Proteins from a single region of Candidatus Scalindua sp.:
- a CDS encoding sodium-translocating pyrophosphatase, whose protein sequence is MQQNVTKEASKTDSAGSKSAEGESGSIPLLWWFAPFGALCALFFVRKFYKEVMAFPEGDKKMVEIAGHVRDGAYAYLKQQYKVVFIFFVFVFILLLFISYGLKVQSTFVPFAFLTSGFFSGLAGFLGMKIATNASSRTTEGAKQSLDLGLRIAFRSGAVMGLIVVGLALLDVSVWFYILRQFTDITLTEMAVILPCFGMGASLQALFARVGGGIFTKAADVGADLVGKVEANIPEDDPRNPATIADNVGDNVGDVAGMGADLYESYYASILASAALGVACGLGIAGLVLPMCLAGIGIILSILGIRVIKTKEGASQKELLKSLGKGVNLSSILILVTSAIIIKFLLPGHFGIWGSIATGLVAGIIIGKGTEYFTSADHGPTKTIASHAKTGAATLIIDGVATGMLSTVIPVSAIAIAIILSFAFAGGFSDTAMGLYGIGVAAVGMLSTLGITLATDAYGPIADNAGGNAEMSEQEPIVRKRTDALDSLGNTTAATGKGFAIGSAALTAMALLAIYVEEVKIGLERTGLHVVEIAGRTIDTASLQIGDLMNYYNVTLMNPKVLVGLFLGAMISFTFCALTMKAVGRAAGKMVEEVRRQFREIPGIMDGSGKPDYAACVAISTKGAQREMMIPALLAMVFPIVVGLILGVAGVMGLLAGGLTTGFLLAVFMSNAGGAWDNAKKYIETGQFGGKGSEAHKASVVGDTVGDPFKDTSGPSLNILIKLMAMVSVVFAGLIVKFSPKIGALLHIN, encoded by the coding sequence ATGCAGCAGAACGTAACAAAAGAGGCCTCCAAAACCGACAGTGCCGGGTCAAAGTCAGCGGAGGGTGAATCCGGTTCAATCCCCCTGTTATGGTGGTTCGCACCGTTTGGAGCTCTTTGCGCATTATTTTTTGTACGTAAATTTTACAAAGAAGTGATGGCTTTCCCTGAAGGCGACAAGAAAATGGTTGAAATAGCCGGGCATGTTCGCGATGGTGCCTATGCCTATCTCAAGCAGCAATACAAGGTTGTCTTCATATTTTTTGTATTTGTGTTCATTTTGCTGTTATTTATATCCTACGGATTAAAAGTTCAGTCTACGTTTGTACCATTTGCCTTTCTTACAAGTGGCTTTTTCTCAGGTCTTGCAGGTTTCCTGGGAATGAAAATCGCCACAAACGCAAGTTCGAGGACTACTGAAGGAGCAAAACAGTCATTGGATTTAGGCCTTCGAATAGCTTTCCGGAGTGGAGCCGTAATGGGTCTCATCGTTGTGGGTCTGGCCCTTTTAGACGTGTCCGTATGGTTCTACATACTTCGTCAATTTACCGACATTACCCTTACCGAAATGGCAGTAATACTCCCCTGCTTTGGAATGGGTGCCAGTTTACAGGCTCTTTTTGCCAGGGTAGGTGGCGGTATCTTTACAAAGGCTGCCGATGTTGGAGCTGACCTTGTGGGTAAGGTCGAAGCCAACATCCCGGAAGATGATCCAAGGAATCCGGCAACCATTGCTGACAATGTGGGAGACAATGTAGGAGACGTAGCCGGAATGGGTGCGGATCTGTATGAATCATATTATGCCTCAATTTTAGCCAGTGCAGCACTGGGCGTCGCCTGTGGCCTCGGTATTGCGGGCCTTGTGTTGCCAATGTGTCTTGCGGGAATAGGCATTATCTTATCTATTTTGGGCATCCGGGTCATAAAAACAAAAGAGGGTGCATCACAAAAGGAGCTCTTGAAATCATTAGGAAAAGGGGTAAACTTGAGCTCGATCCTGATCCTGGTCACTTCTGCAATTATCATAAAGTTTTTGCTTCCCGGCCACTTCGGCATTTGGGGTTCGATTGCCACGGGTTTGGTTGCCGGAATCATAATAGGAAAGGGTACAGAATATTTTACTTCAGCGGACCATGGCCCTACAAAAACTATTGCAAGTCATGCGAAAACCGGTGCTGCAACCCTCATCATTGATGGGGTAGCTACCGGAATGTTATCTACTGTTATTCCTGTAAGTGCAATCGCAATTGCTATTATTTTGAGTTTTGCATTTGCAGGTGGCTTTTCAGATACGGCAATGGGGCTTTATGGAATCGGTGTTGCTGCAGTTGGAATGTTGTCAACACTTGGAATAACCTTGGCAACTGACGCCTACGGCCCTATTGCTGACAATGCCGGTGGTAATGCCGAGATGAGCGAACAGGAACCGATTGTAAGAAAAAGAACTGACGCACTCGATTCACTGGGAAACACTACTGCTGCTACCGGAAAAGGGTTCGCGATTGGATCTGCTGCTCTTACTGCGATGGCACTCCTGGCAATATATGTTGAAGAGGTAAAAATAGGGCTTGAACGAACAGGTTTACACGTAGTTGAGATTGCGGGACGTACCATAGACACCGCTTCTCTTCAGATAGGTGACCTGATGAATTACTATAATGTCACCCTCATGAATCCCAAGGTACTCGTCGGTCTCTTTCTCGGGGCAATGATATCATTTACCTTTTGTGCCCTGACAATGAAAGCTGTCGGCAGGGCTGCAGGAAAGATGGTAGAAGAGGTAAGAAGGCAGTTCAGAGAAATACCGGGAATTATGGACGGCTCGGGAAAGCCCGATTATGCTGCATGCGTTGCCATAAGCACAAAGGGTGCACAAAGAGAAATGATGATTCCCGCTCTCCTGGCCATGGTTTTCCCGATCGTTGTTGGCTTGATCCTGGGGGTAGCCGGGGTCATGGGTTTGTTAGCAGGCGGTTTAACAACAGGATTCCTCCTGGCTGTGTTCATGTCAAACGCTGGCGGTGCCTGGGACAATGCAAAGAAATATATTGAAACCGGGCAATTCGGCGGAAAAGGGTCAGAGGCACACAAAGCTTCTGTAGTTGGTGATACGGTTGGAGACCCTTTTAAGGATACATCAGGCCCCTCTTTAAACATCCTTATCAAGTTGATGGCTATGGTATCCGTAGTATTTGCAGGTTTAATAGTCAAGTTTTCACCAAAGATTGGTGCTTTACTCCATATTAATTAA
- the rsfS gene encoding ribosome silencing factor: MRTRQRNNRTISSNLPCLFVIGQCAGDTIFLTIRRLHTLDSKDIAITCAKIADQKKAQNIIVLDVSKLTFFTRYFVICTGINQRQLHAISDEMAKELKKLSVEKLSSEGYREAKWILLDFGDVVVHLFGKEERNYYELELLWGDAPRIEW, encoded by the coding sequence GTGCGGACCAGACAGCGCAACAATCGCACTATTTCCAGCAATTTACCCTGTTTATTCGTCATTGGCCAATGTGCTGGGGATACGATATTTTTAACAATCAGGAGACTCCATACGTTAGATTCGAAAGATATAGCAATCACGTGTGCCAAAATTGCTGATCAAAAAAAGGCACAGAACATCATTGTACTCGATGTAAGCAAATTAACCTTTTTCACAAGATATTTTGTCATCTGTACGGGCATTAACCAGAGACAGCTTCATGCCATATCTGATGAAATGGCAAAAGAACTGAAGAAACTCTCGGTTGAAAAGCTGAGTAGTGAAGGTTATCGGGAAGCAAAATGGATACTGCTGGACTTTGGTGATGTTGTGGTACATCTATTTGGAAAAGAAGAGCGGAACTACTACGAGTTAGAACTGCTCTGGGGAGACGCACCCAGGATTGAGTGGTAA
- a CDS encoding archaemetzincin family Zn-dependent metalloprotease has protein sequence MRKKICMVQIGTIDKRIMLYAKVILEDVLNEKVDIFILSHDLDYAYHKRRKQYCSTKILKKLEELELVDYGRVLGVVDVDLYVPELTFVFGEADLKNRVSIISLTRLRQEFYNLPADITLFNQRVITESVHELGHTYGLRHCGNDYCVMFFSSTLDDTDKKGSDFCKICEKLLKNKQNLGS, from the coding sequence ATGAGAAAAAAAATATGCATGGTGCAGATAGGTACTATAGATAAACGAATCATGCTTTATGCGAAGGTGATACTTGAAGACGTGCTCAATGAAAAAGTCGATATCTTTATCTTGTCTCATGATCTCGATTATGCCTACCATAAGAGACGAAAACAGTACTGCTCAACTAAAATTCTCAAAAAATTGGAAGAATTGGAACTGGTTGACTATGGGAGAGTTTTAGGGGTTGTCGATGTTGATCTGTATGTACCTGAACTTACCTTTGTCTTTGGGGAAGCAGATTTAAAAAATCGGGTTTCGATAATTTCCTTAACCAGGTTGCGACAGGAGTTCTATAATTTACCTGCAGATATCACTCTGTTTAATCAAAGGGTGATTACAGAATCAGTCCACGAACTTGGGCACACGTATGGGTTGCGTCACTGTGGGAATGACTATTGCGTAATGTTTTTTTCAAGTACTCTGGATGATACGGATAAAAAAGGTTCTGACTTTTGTAAAATATGTGAAAAACTGCTGAAGAATAAGCAGAATCTGGGTAGCTGA
- a CDS encoding PatB family C-S lyase, with translation MKWDGAKALFGNTDVIPMWVADMDIPIAHPITEAMKERVEHNIFGYPVHHPESVMESIIYRMQKLYSWQILPEWIVFTPGIIPALYTSVRAFSRPGDDVILQGPVYHPFWSAIRDNGCHVSENRLLLNDSHYEIDFDDLKTKFGTRSGRPSAPSRARLLILCSPHNPVGRVWTEEELTKIGEIITGNGAIIVSDEVHSELLFRDARHTPIASLSEEFEQNSITCISPSKTFNLAGLYASAIIIPNARYRRKFQEARKGIVPGPNVFGLTAMEAAYKHGDEWLEQLLVYLNSNLEYLLDYFERRIPAIRVIKPEGTYLVWLDCRKLGFVPEDLKKFLTNDAEVGLDEGSLFGPGGAGFARMNIACPRSILTEALKRLESAVTRLKPL, from the coding sequence ATGAAGTGGGACGGTGCAAAGGCTCTCTTTGGTAATACGGATGTCATTCCAATGTGGGTAGCCGATATGGATATTCCTATTGCTCATCCCATCACCGAAGCAATGAAAGAGAGAGTGGAACACAACATCTTTGGTTATCCGGTGCATCATCCTGAATCTGTCATGGAATCCATTATATATAGAATGCAGAAATTGTACAGTTGGCAGATTCTGCCGGAATGGATTGTTTTTACACCCGGTATTATCCCGGCACTCTACACCTCGGTTCGGGCTTTTTCTCGCCCGGGAGATGACGTTATTCTTCAGGGGCCAGTTTATCACCCCTTCTGGTCAGCCATCAGGGATAATGGGTGCCATGTATCTGAGAACCGTCTCTTACTCAATGATTCACACTATGAAATTGATTTTGATGATCTGAAAACCAAGTTTGGTACAAGAAGCGGCAGGCCCTCCGCACCTTCACGTGCACGTTTACTGATTTTATGTAGTCCACACAACCCGGTAGGTCGGGTATGGACCGAAGAGGAGCTGACAAAGATCGGAGAAATTATCACAGGAAACGGAGCAATCATAGTTTCAGATGAAGTACACAGTGAACTTCTCTTTCGTGATGCCAGACATACGCCGATTGCTTCATTATCTGAGGAATTTGAGCAAAATTCCATTACGTGCATTTCTCCAAGCAAGACCTTCAACCTTGCCGGATTATATGCATCAGCCATAATTATTCCTAACGCCAGATATCGCAGGAAATTCCAAGAGGCCCGCAAAGGGATTGTACCGGGACCGAATGTATTCGGATTAACAGCAATGGAGGCCGCGTATAAACATGGAGACGAATGGCTGGAACAATTATTGGTATATCTGAACAGTAATCTGGAATATTTACTCGACTATTTTGAGAGGAGAATCCCTGCAATAAGGGTTATCAAACCAGAGGGGACCTACCTGGTATGGTTAGATTGCCGTAAACTGGGATTCGTCCCCGAAGACCTGAAAAAATTCCTGACAAATGATGCAGAAGTTGGCCTTGATGAAGGCTCCCTTTTCGGACCAGGTGGTGCCGGTTTTGCGAGGATGAATATTGCCTGCCCCCGTTCAATTTTGACAGAAGCATTGAAGAGGTTAGAGTCTGCGGTTACTAGACTGAAACCATTATAA
- a CDS encoding FKBP-type peptidyl-prolyl cis-trans isomerase: MIRKIMLLSASMVFILSGFVVAEDEAAPASASAKWSESQKMSYIIGTQIGGFCKQNELEVSEDLFLKGLNDIVKGNELAMSQEEIESVMTAFQEEATEKAQAAQKAASDENTRLGQAFLETNKKKSGVKVTDSGLQYKVITEGKGASPKETDVVKVHYRGTLINGKEFDSSYKRNQPAEFGLNQVIKGWIEGLQLMKVGGKSELYIPSELAYGVNAPPSIGPSQTLIFTVELLDIITPEETETP; the protein is encoded by the coding sequence GTGATACGAAAAATTATGTTACTTTCAGCCTCAATGGTGTTTATTTTATCGGGTTTTGTTGTTGCAGAAGATGAGGCTGCACCTGCAAGTGCCTCGGCCAAGTGGTCGGAGTCTCAAAAAATGAGCTATATCATCGGTACTCAGATCGGTGGTTTCTGTAAACAGAATGAGCTGGAAGTAAGTGAAGATCTGTTTCTAAAAGGGTTGAATGATATCGTAAAGGGAAACGAGTTGGCAATGTCGCAGGAAGAGATAGAGTCTGTCATGACAGCTTTTCAAGAGGAGGCAACAGAGAAAGCCCAGGCAGCACAAAAGGCGGCAAGTGATGAAAACACCAGACTGGGACAAGCTTTTCTTGAAACCAACAAGAAGAAATCAGGAGTCAAGGTCACCGATTCTGGTCTGCAGTACAAAGTCATAACGGAGGGAAAAGGTGCCAGTCCGAAAGAGACAGATGTCGTCAAGGTTCATTATCGGGGTACGTTGATTAATGGAAAGGAGTTTGACAGCTCATACAAGCGTAATCAACCTGCAGAATTTGGATTAAACCAGGTTATCAAAGGGTGGATAGAAGGGTTACAGCTTATGAAGGTCGGGGGTAAAAGTGAGCTTTATATTCCCTCTGAACTGGCTTATGGAGTCAATGCCCCGCCAAGCATTGGTCCCAGTCAGACGTTGATTTTTACGGTTGAACTGCTTGACATTATAACACCTGAAGAAACAGAAACTCCCTGA
- a CDS encoding Ig-like domain-containing protein: MSQKNVLSQLARTLHFRCSISTIISFVVLTLAILINTSNLCSAQADMLLWDPNSEDDLAGYKVHYGTSSGNYNSHEDVGNQTSYTLTGLGDGNDYYLAVTAYDFSGNESTYSNEVVYNDLTSVNSPPVLTAIGNKTVNENQALNLIISATDPEGDTLAYTASNLPSGASFDENSRTFSWTPTYSQAGTYSNVTFHVSDSKETDSESITITVNDADITPVPNVSVTNLTVSSNKAYKIVENGLQNGGLVYIDRGYTYSAIPVWLEGATYINTANNDKSSNSSSFLSFDVNKDVIVYVAHDDRITPKPSWLKSSFTDIGENLVTTDTTLSLYASNVISGTITLGGNEGSGKSMYTFVIVGQEVAEVNNAPVLDPLSGITVNEGDTVTLAPTATDADGDTLTFSYSGWMTSASYTTTHDDAGDHAVTVTVSDGTASDTQVVTITVNNVNQAPVLSTLSPVMVNEGDTVTLAPTATDADGDTLTFSYSGWMTSASYTTSYDDAGDHTVTVTVSDGTASDSQVVTITVNNVNRAPVLNPISGTGGDIQGTLFWDPNNEEDLAGYKVYYGTASGNYGSHTDVGIQTYCLFSGLISGETYYAAVTAYDSSGNESIYSGEVSFVAQDLENVVIVEEGDTVTLTPTAADPDGDALTFSYSGWMTSRSYTTNYNDAGTHTVTVTVSDGASIDSQDVTITVVDVMAHVNAAPLLDHIAGITVNEGDTVTLTPTASDPDGDPLTFSYSGWMTSASYTTSYNDAGDHAVTVTVSDGTASDTQSVTVTVNNVNQAPVLAHLTAVTVNEGDTVTLAPTASDPDGDPLTFSYSGWMTSASYGTSYDDAGDHIVTVTVSDGAASDSQSVTVTVNNVDITPEPDLSVTNLTVSSNQAYEIVENGLQKGGLVYIDRGYTYSAIPVWMEGVTYIKTANNDKASSSSSFLSFDVNKDVIVYVAHDDRITPKPSWLESSYTDIGEDLVTTDTTLSLYASNVISGTITLGGNEGAGKSMYTVVIVEQEEAGLNNAPVLDPLTNITVNEGDTVTFNPTATDPDGDALAFSYSGWMTSASYTTSYNDAGDHTVTVTVSDGSASDSQSVTVTVTNINRAPVLDAIPSIVVNEGVTITLNPTASDPDDDPLTYTYSGWMTSSAYTTTAQDAGGHTVTVTVSDGELTDYQDVTITVLDTNSDILAWDENTEEDIAGYKVYYGISSSNYDDIIDVGNQTTYDLSDLVSGVTYYLAVTAYNSSGNESGYSNEVLYDAN; encoded by the coding sequence ATGTCACAAAAAAATGTCTTATCGCAACTTGCAAGAACACTCCATTTTCGTTGCTCCATTTCCACTATCATATCCTTTGTCGTACTAACCCTTGCGATTTTGATCAATACATCCAATTTGTGTTCGGCGCAAGCTGATATGTTATTATGGGACCCAAACAGTGAAGATGACCTTGCCGGTTATAAAGTACACTACGGAACGTCAAGTGGGAATTATAATTCTCATGAAGATGTTGGTAATCAGACCAGTTACACACTTACGGGTCTTGGAGACGGGAATGATTATTATCTGGCAGTAACGGCATACGATTTCTCCGGTAATGAAAGCACTTACTCTAATGAGGTGGTTTATAACGATCTGACATCAGTTAACTCTCCCCCGGTATTAACAGCGATCGGCAATAAAACTGTTAATGAAAACCAGGCATTAAACTTGATTATTTCCGCTACAGATCCAGAAGGAGATACACTTGCTTATACGGCAAGCAATCTCCCCAGTGGTGCGAGCTTTGATGAAAACAGCAGAACATTTTCATGGACGCCAACCTATAGTCAGGCAGGAACATATTCTAATGTAACCTTTCACGTAAGTGACAGTAAAGAGACAGATTCGGAAAGTATAACGATAACGGTTAATGATGCGGACATCACGCCAGTGCCAAATGTTTCTGTTACCAACCTTACTGTCTCAAGTAACAAGGCCTATAAAATCGTTGAAAATGGATTACAGAATGGTGGATTGGTATACATTGACCGTGGATATACCTATAGTGCAATACCGGTATGGCTGGAAGGTGCCACCTACATCAATACGGCAAACAACGACAAATCTTCAAACTCTTCATCATTTTTGAGTTTTGATGTCAATAAGGATGTTATCGTGTATGTTGCTCATGATGACCGCATAACTCCGAAACCATCCTGGTTGAAATCCTCCTTTACCGACATAGGTGAAAACCTTGTAACAACGGATACAACCTTAAGCTTATATGCGAGTAATGTGATTTCAGGAACCATTACTCTTGGTGGTAATGAAGGTTCCGGGAAGAGCATGTATACCTTCGTAATAGTAGGGCAGGAAGTGGCGGAAGTGAACAATGCACCCGTGCTGGATCCATTAAGTGGGATTACGGTAAATGAGGGAGATACGGTGACCCTTGCCCCGACAGCAACGGATGCAGACGGAGACACCCTGACCTTCAGCTATTCCGGGTGGATGACCTCTGCAAGTTACACAACAACTCATGATGATGCGGGTGATCACGCTGTGACCGTAACAGTCAGTGACGGTACAGCATCAGATACCCAGGTTGTTACGATAACGGTGAATAATGTTAACCAGGCACCGGTACTTTCCACTCTCTCGCCTGTTATGGTAAATGAGGGAGATACGGTGACCCTTGCCCCGACAGCAACGGATGCAGACGGAGACACCCTGACCTTCAGCTATTCCGGGTGGATGACCTCTGCAAGTTACACGACCTCTTATGATGATGCGGGTGATCATACTGTGACAGTAACGGTCAGTGACGGGACAGCATCAGATTCCCAGGTTGTTACGATAACGGTGAATAATGTTAATCGTGCACCTGTTCTCAATCCGATTTCTGGAACTGGCGGAGATATTCAAGGTACATTGTTTTGGGATCCTAACAATGAAGAGGATCTTGCCGGTTATAAAGTTTACTATGGGACTGCAAGCGGAAATTATGGTTCTCATACTGATGTTGGAATTCAGACATACTGTCTCTTTTCTGGTCTCATAAGTGGTGAAACCTATTATGCGGCAGTGACCGCATACGATTCATCAGGTAATGAAAGTATTTACTCTGGTGAAGTATCTTTTGTTGCACAGGATCTGGAAAATGTTGTAATTGTTGAAGAAGGTGATACGGTAACCCTTACCCCTACAGCTGCTGATCCAGATGGAGACGCTTTGACCTTCAGTTATTCCGGCTGGATGACTTCAAGGAGCTATACAACTAATTATAACGATGCAGGAACTCACACAGTAACAGTAACCGTAAGTGATGGTGCTTCAATCGATTCTCAGGACGTAACAATAACGGTAGTTGACGTTATGGCTCATGTGAATGCCGCTCCTCTATTGGATCATATAGCTGGTATCACGGTTAATGAAGGTGATACGGTAACCCTTACCCCGACAGCCAGCGATCCAGACGGAGACCCATTGACCTTCAGCTATTCCGGGTGGATGACTTCTGCAAGTTACACGACCTCTTATAATGATGCGGGTGATCATGCGGTGACGGTAACGGTCAGTGACGGGACAGCATCAGATACCCAGTCTGTTACGGTAACGGTCAACAATGTTAACCAGGCACCGGTACTTGCCCATCTTACGGCTGTTACGGTAAATGAGGGTGATACGGTAACTCTTGCCCCGACAGCCAGCGATCCAGACGGAGACCCATTGACCTTCAGTTATTCCGGGTGGATGACCTCTGCAAGTTATGGCACCTCTTATGATGATGCGGGGGATCATATCGTAACAGTAACCGTCAGCGACGGAGCAGCATCAGATTCTCAGTCTGTTACGGTAACGGTCAACAATGTGGACATAACACCAGAACCAGATCTATCTGTTACCAACCTTACTGTCTCAAGTAACCAGGCCTATGAGATCGTTGAAAATGGATTACAGAAGGGTGGATTGGTATACATTGACCGTGGATATACCTATAGTGCAATACCCGTATGGATGGAAGGTGTCACCTACATCAAGACGGCAAACAACGACAAGGCCTCCAGCTCTTCATCATTTTTGAGTTTTGATGTCAATAAGGACGTTATCGTGTATGTTGCTCATGATGACCGCATAACTCCGAAACCATCCTGGTTGGAATCCTCCTATACTGACATAGGTGAAGACCTTGTAACAACGGATACAACCTTAAGCTTATATGCGAGTAATGTGATTTCAGGGACGATTACACTGGGTGGTAATGAAGGTGCCGGGAAGAGCATGTATACCGTTGTAATAGTAGAGCAGGAAGAGGCTGGATTGAACAATGCGCCTGTGCTGGATCCATTAACCAATATCACGGTGAATGAGGGTGATACGGTGACCTTTAATCCTACGGCAACAGATCCTGATGGCGATGCGCTGGCATTCAGCTATTCCGGGTGGATGACTTCTGCAAGTTACACGACCTCTTATAATGATGCGGGTGATCATACCGTAACGGTAACGGTCAGTGACGGTTCAGCATCGGATTCTCAGTCTGTTACAGTAACGGTTACTAACATAAATCGTGCTCCGGTACTTGACGCAATACCCTCTATTGTAGTAAACGAAGGAGTGACCATAACCCTTAATCCCACAGCCTCAGATCCGGATGATGATCCGCTGACATATACCTATTCCGGCTGGATGACTTCAAGTGCTTACACAACAACTGCTCAAGACGCCGGTGGCCATACCGTCACAGTCACTGTCAGTGATGGTGAATTAACCGATTATCAGGATGTAACGATAACGGTATTAGATACGAATTCAGATATACTTGCCTGGGATGAAAACACGGAGGAAGACATTGCTGGTTATAAAGTATACTATGGGATTTCAAGCAGCAATTATGACGATATTATTGATGTGGGTAATCAAACGACATATGACTTGTCTGATCTTGTAAGCGGCGTAACGTATTACCTTGCAGTAACTGCTTATAACAGTTCCGGTAATGAAAGTGGTTATTCTAATGAAGTGCTATATGACGCTAATTAG
- a CDS encoding four helix bundle protein codes for MMEKMCETKFSFEDLDVWQKSIDFAVSVIGIADTMNSDRNHYRLIEQLESSPTSISANIAEGKWRNSIKKTITK; via the coding sequence ATGATGGAGAAAATGTGTGAAACAAAGTTTAGTTTTGAAGATTTAGATGTCTGGCAAAAATCTATAGATTTTGCAGTGAGTGTTATTGGCATTGCAGATACAATGAATTCTGATCGCAATCATTATAGATTGATAGAACAATTAGAATCATCCCCAACATCAATTTCAGCAAATATTGCTGAAGGTAAATGGCGTAATTCAATAAAGAAAACAATCACGAAATAA